A window from Photobacterium atrarenae encodes these proteins:
- a CDS encoding BatD family protein, giving the protein MMRKIAPNARALRHPSCPASFACWILLALMTVISLPAYAAQAVATVSKTRVAVNEVFQLTISIDDSVSANALDLSVLDKDFHAGSPATSSRTSMINGVVTRQTEWRIALATKAEGQFTIPSFRIGATSTDPIVITSEQSSTQPLVEPDITISTEIDKQQLYLGESIRYTVRLMIGEQMSQATLVPPAGDGLEVKQIGEDRQAEPVLNGRRYLSITREYQITAHEPGQHQLQGAEFRGNVLKQGRGYGSTLRVPVEKQAGDITLDVKDIPPGYTGLWLPTEDLQLTQQWQPESDEIRVGDPITRLITLKMKHTEQSKMPNLSLDYPGSVKVYNEKPVYSTVNGYTLMTLKQVIIPREQGNLNLPSLTVNWWNTTTSQQETSQLNGLTLSVLPGDPLNNLALPQDKSTLGQPAFQVTHPAPEIINDTGWWPWLTALFAALWLLSTGLWLNARFGDKKNATPSARPVSGPTPLEGMRRAVQANHPIQAQMYYQQWRRHQGEHPLREQLEQAVNQMLAAHYQKPSDAGPADWSNHTLLSLIDSINQQRPKQKTQPKHHSVLEPLVPER; this is encoded by the coding sequence ATGATGAGAAAGATCGCCCCCAACGCACGAGCACTTCGGCATCCAAGCTGCCCCGCCAGCTTTGCCTGTTGGATTTTACTGGCGCTGATGACCGTTATCAGCCTGCCAGCTTATGCTGCACAAGCAGTGGCCACTGTGTCCAAGACCCGAGTGGCCGTCAATGAAGTATTTCAGCTGACGATTAGTATCGACGACAGCGTGAGTGCCAATGCTTTGGATTTATCAGTACTAGATAAAGATTTCCATGCTGGTTCGCCTGCAACCAGCAGCCGAACCAGCATGATCAACGGCGTCGTTACCCGGCAAACAGAATGGCGTATTGCACTGGCAACCAAGGCGGAAGGTCAGTTTACCATCCCCAGCTTTCGGATTGGCGCAACCAGCACTGACCCAATTGTCATTACCTCGGAGCAAAGCAGTACGCAACCCCTCGTCGAGCCGGACATCACAATCAGCACTGAGATTGATAAACAACAGCTTTATCTGGGTGAAAGCATACGCTATACCGTTCGCCTGATGATTGGCGAGCAAATGAGCCAGGCGACCCTGGTGCCGCCAGCGGGTGATGGGCTAGAGGTGAAACAGATCGGTGAAGATCGCCAGGCGGAGCCGGTGCTTAATGGTCGCCGGTATCTGTCAATCACCAGGGAGTATCAGATCACGGCCCACGAACCTGGCCAGCATCAGCTCCAAGGCGCCGAGTTTCGCGGCAATGTCTTAAAACAAGGTCGCGGGTACGGCTCAACCCTGCGGGTCCCGGTTGAAAAGCAAGCAGGCGATATCACGCTGGACGTGAAGGATATTCCACCCGGTTATACCGGACTCTGGTTACCGACAGAAGATTTACAGCTAACGCAACAGTGGCAGCCTGAAAGCGACGAGATTCGGGTCGGCGACCCCATTACCCGGCTCATCACGCTTAAAATGAAACATACCGAGCAGAGTAAAATGCCTAATCTGTCGTTGGACTATCCCGGATCGGTCAAGGTCTACAATGAAAAGCCTGTTTACAGCACAGTCAATGGCTATACGCTCATGACGCTGAAACAGGTGATCATTCCCCGTGAACAAGGCAACCTGAACCTGCCTTCCCTGACCGTCAACTGGTGGAACACCACAACCAGCCAGCAGGAAACCAGCCAACTAAACGGCCTGACACTGTCGGTATTACCGGGTGATCCCCTGAACAACCTCGCCCTCCCCCAAGACAAATCGACACTAGGTCAACCCGCGTTTCAAGTCACCCACCCGGCACCTGAGATCATCAACGATACCGGCTGGTGGCCATGGCTGACAGCCCTGTTTGCCGCCCTGTGGCTTCTCTCAACCGGGCTGTGGCTGAACGCGCGTTTCGGCGACAAGAAAAACGCGACACCATCCGCACGCCCAGTTTCCGGCCCCACACCGCTTGAAGGCATGCGCCGGGCCGTCCAGGCCAATCACCCCATCCAGGCTCAGATGTACTACCAGCAATGGCGCCGGCACCAGGGCGAGCACCCATTGCGAGAGCAACTGGAACAAGCCGTCAATCAAATGCTGGCAGCACACTACCAGAAGCCATCCGATGCAGGCCCCGCAGACTGGAGCAACCATACCTTGCTCAGCCTGATCGACTCGATTAACCAACAACGGCCCAAGCAAAAAACACAACCCAAGCACCATTCGGTACTGGAACCCTTAGTGCCCGAAAGATAA
- a CDS encoding AAA family ATPase, with translation MLTSTFQRLQAYLDSQVIGQPDLIKQLLIALLADGHILVEGPPGLAKTRAVKVLADCIEGSFHRIQFTPDLLPADLTGTDIFRPETGEFTFQSGPIFNSLLLADEINRAPAKVQAAMLEAMAEKQITAGRETYSLPALFLVMATQNPIEQEGTYPLPEAQLDRFLLQLNVEYPDATSELEILRLNRGEAMGARSVEPVQLTQKEIFAARQEVLNIHMAEEVEHYIIRLTMATREPERYSDQLASWLQLGVSPRATLALDRCARAHAWLSNRDFVTPEDVQQMTYPVLRHRLLLSYEAQAEGIATDTLISQIIEQVACA, from the coding sequence ATGTTAACGTCGACGTTTCAACGCCTGCAGGCCTACCTGGACAGCCAGGTAATTGGTCAACCTGATCTCATCAAGCAACTGTTGATAGCCCTCCTGGCCGATGGCCATATCCTGGTCGAGGGGCCGCCGGGTCTTGCCAAGACCCGGGCTGTGAAAGTCCTGGCCGATTGTATTGAAGGCAGCTTTCACCGGATCCAGTTCACCCCGGATTTGCTCCCTGCAGACTTAACCGGAACGGACATCTTCCGTCCGGAAACCGGCGAGTTTACCTTTCAGTCCGGACCGATTTTTAATTCTCTGTTGCTTGCCGATGAAATCAACCGGGCGCCGGCGAAAGTTCAGGCGGCCATGTTAGAAGCAATGGCGGAGAAGCAAATCACAGCCGGGCGGGAAACATACAGCCTGCCGGCGTTATTTCTGGTCATGGCAACCCAAAACCCGATTGAACAGGAAGGCACCTACCCGCTCCCGGAAGCACAGCTTGATCGATTCCTGCTGCAATTGAATGTGGAATATCCGGATGCGACCAGTGAGCTGGAAATCCTGCGTCTGAACCGTGGTGAAGCAATGGGCGCCCGGAGTGTCGAACCTGTGCAACTCACTCAAAAAGAAATTTTCGCGGCCCGCCAGGAAGTGCTGAATATTCATATGGCTGAAGAAGTGGAGCATTACATCATCCGGCTAACCATGGCAACCCGTGAGCCGGAACGCTACAGCGATCAGCTGGCCAGCTGGCTGCAATTAGGGGTCAGTCCACGGGCAACCCTGGCGCTGGATCGCTGTGCTCGTGCCCATGCCTGGCTCAGTAATCGGGATTTCGTCACCCCGGAAGATGTACAGCAAATGACTTACCCAGTATTGCGCCATCGCCTGCTGCTTAGCTACGAAGCCCAAGCAGAGGGCATCGCCACTGACACGCTGATCAGCCAGATCATCGAACAGGTCGCGTGCGCATGA
- a CDS encoding vWA domain-containing protein: protein MFEFLWIWAWTLLPLPVLVYRFTKPVTQPVAIRLPKLPEGIGQQQPNTRWRKILAGIAWCLLISALARPVWYGDPIKINPEHRDMMLAVDLSGSMSIEDMITPDGETTDRLTAVKQVLGDFIERRQGDRLGLVLFAKHAYLQTPLTFDRDTVKQQLSRSVLGLIGQSTAIGEGLGIAAKTFIDSQAPQRVIILLSDGTNTAGVLQPIEAAELAARSDVTIYTVGIGAEALEQRTFFSTRTVNPSQDLDEKTLTEIAKLTGGQYFRARNPQELEQIYQLIDQMEPINTAQQTWRPRQELFRYPLAITLLLTVLLALLRRRHG, encoded by the coding sequence ATGTTTGAGTTTCTCTGGATTTGGGCCTGGACTTTGCTGCCCCTGCCCGTGCTGGTTTATCGCTTCACCAAACCGGTGACTCAGCCAGTGGCCATTCGCCTTCCCAAGCTTCCGGAAGGGATTGGTCAACAACAGCCAAATACCCGCTGGCGAAAGATCCTGGCCGGCATTGCCTGGTGCTTGCTGATCAGCGCACTGGCCCGCCCGGTCTGGTATGGCGATCCAATTAAAATCAATCCTGAGCACCGAGACATGATGTTGGCAGTTGATCTGTCCGGATCGATGTCGATCGAAGATATGATCACCCCGGACGGTGAAACGACGGACCGCCTGACTGCCGTCAAGCAAGTCCTCGGTGACTTCATCGAAAGACGTCAAGGTGACCGATTGGGATTGGTGCTGTTTGCCAAACATGCTTACCTGCAAACACCCCTGACTTTTGACCGGGATACCGTCAAGCAGCAACTAAGCAGGAGCGTGTTAGGTTTGATTGGCCAAAGTACCGCAATTGGTGAAGGGTTGGGGATCGCTGCCAAAACCTTTATCGACAGCCAGGCCCCGCAGCGAGTGATTATTTTACTGAGTGACGGCACCAACACTGCCGGCGTGCTCCAGCCCATTGAAGCGGCTGAGCTAGCAGCGCGGAGCGATGTCACGATTTATACTGTCGGGATTGGTGCCGAGGCTCTTGAGCAACGGACCTTCTTTTCAACACGGACCGTGAATCCGTCGCAGGATCTGGATGAAAAGACTTTAACCGAAATCGCCAAACTCACAGGCGGACAATACTTCCGCGCCAGAAATCCTCAGGAGCTGGAACAGATTTATCAGTTAATCGATCAAATGGAACCTATCAACACCGCGCAACAAACCTGGCGTCCGCGTCAGGAGCTTTTCCGTTATCCACTCGCCATAACCCTGCTGCTCACAGTGCTGCTGGCCCTGTTAAGGAGGCGCCATGGCTGA
- a CDS encoding YtxH domain-containing protein, whose product MIKYIMLLLVGIGVYIGVTYKDQIEDFVDSRPVEEVQDLLEDAKDQVSAQAEGLTEKLEDLNQ is encoded by the coding sequence ATGATTAAATACATAATGTTACTGCTGGTTGGCATCGGTGTTTATATCGGTGTGACTTATAAAGACCAAATTGAAGATTTTGTGGATTCTCGTCCGGTAGAAGAAGTTCAGGATTTGTTGGAAGATGCGAAAGATCAGGTCTCTGCACAGGCTGAAGGTTTGACGGAAAAACTGGAAGACTTGAACCAGTAA
- the sstT gene encoding serine/threonine transporter SstT — protein MNQSQPFLARVANGSLVIQILIGIVAGIVLASVAPESAVKAGFLGSLFVSALKAVAPVLVFILVASSIANQKKGAHTNMKPIIMLYLFGTLMASLTAVTMSFLFPTHLTLVASATGTTPPEGITEVLNTLLFKIVDNPVNALMTGNFIGILAWAIALGFALHQASEATKQVFHDVSNGITLIVRFVIRLAPIGIFGLVANTFAETGFAALASYGHLLGVLLGSMLIIALVVNPLIVFYKTKSNPYPLVLRCIRESGITAFFTRSSAANIPVNMQLCKDLDLHEDTYSVSIPLGATINMAGAAITITVLTLAAVHTMGVEVDLATAVLLSVVAAVSACGASGVAGGSLLLIPLACSLFGIPNDVAMQVVAVGFIIGVIQDSAETALNSSTDVLFTAAACKAEEAKVANAETAKS, from the coding sequence ATGAACCAATCACAACCTTTTCTCGCCCGTGTTGCCAATGGCAGCCTGGTGATTCAAATCCTTATCGGTATTGTCGCCGGTATCGTGCTCGCTTCGGTTGCTCCGGAATCTGCTGTGAAGGCTGGCTTCCTGGGTAGTCTGTTTGTCAGCGCGCTGAAAGCTGTTGCCCCGGTACTGGTGTTTATCCTGGTTGCTTCTTCAATTGCCAACCAGAAAAAAGGCGCCCATACCAATATGAAGCCAATTATCATGCTGTACCTGTTCGGTACACTGATGGCATCACTAACCGCGGTTACCATGAGTTTCCTTTTCCCTACTCATTTGACTCTGGTAGCCAGTGCGACCGGTACCACGCCCCCGGAAGGCATTACCGAAGTTTTGAACACACTGCTGTTCAAGATTGTTGATAACCCAGTTAATGCTCTGATGACCGGTAACTTCATCGGTATTCTGGCCTGGGCAATTGCGCTGGGCTTCGCCCTGCATCAAGCCAGTGAAGCAACAAAACAGGTATTCCACGATGTCTCCAACGGGATCACCCTGATTGTTCGTTTCGTGATCCGTCTGGCTCCAATCGGTATCTTTGGTTTAGTGGCGAACACCTTCGCTGAAACCGGCTTTGCAGCCTTGGCCAGCTACGGTCATCTGCTGGGTGTGCTGCTGGGCTCTATGCTGATCATCGCCCTGGTCGTGAACCCGTTGATCGTTTTCTACAAAACCAAATCCAACCCATATCCGCTGGTCCTGCGTTGTATCCGTGAAAGTGGTATCACAGCATTCTTTACCCGTAGCTCTGCGGCGAACATTCCAGTAAACATGCAACTGTGTAAGGATCTGGATCTGCACGAAGATACATATTCTGTATCCATCCCACTGGGTGCAACCATCAACATGGCCGGTGCTGCGATCACCATTACGGTACTGACGCTGGCTGCCGTACACACCATGGGTGTAGAGGTTGATCTCGCGACAGCTGTTCTGCTGAGTGTTGTCGCCGCTGTATCTGCTTGTGGTGCATCCGGTGTTGCTGGTGGCTCACTGCTGCTGATCCCACTGGCTTGTAGCCTGTTCGGTATCCCGAACGACGTCGCGATGCAGGTTGTCGCTGTTGGCTTCATCATCGGTGTGATTCAGGATTCTGCAGAAACTGCTCTGAACAGCTCGACAGATGTTCTGTTCACAGCAGCGGCTTGTAAAGCTGAAGAAGCTAAAGTCGCCAACGCTGAAACAGCAAAGTCGTAA
- a CDS encoding DUF58 domain-containing protein encodes MTETSVTPALPPHSDGVNLCLAELLQYKNQAVRWLPPAQSIWSQLNGQHLSRKKGRGMNFSEVRPYQPGDDIRAIDWRVTARTGKTHTKLFTEEREQPVMLLIDLSQNMHFGSMLLLKSVQAAHFASLLSWLAVSEQDRIGAIIYTGFQLIECKPTARQQGPLRVINALIEAHRHQEPEQVPVDFAAALKHLHHLCPKGSDIVVISDFYLLTATDKHRLSQLRQHNRIRFVQVSDPLEQGYTHFRGTEHVRDNHQALWVDFSAKDTRQQLHDQYHHHQQFLHNLAHSLAIPVHHLSAAQPLMSQLNPSGVTA; translated from the coding sequence ATGACAGAGACATCCGTGACACCGGCTCTGCCGCCCCACAGTGATGGCGTGAACTTATGTCTGGCCGAACTGCTGCAATACAAGAATCAGGCTGTTCGCTGGTTACCGCCGGCGCAAAGTATCTGGTCGCAGCTCAACGGCCAGCACTTAAGCCGAAAGAAAGGCCGTGGGATGAACTTTTCGGAAGTTCGTCCCTACCAGCCGGGTGATGATATCCGGGCCATCGACTGGCGCGTTACCGCTCGCACCGGAAAAACACACACCAAGCTATTTACCGAAGAGCGAGAGCAACCGGTAATGCTCCTGATCGATCTGAGTCAGAACATGCACTTCGGTTCAATGCTGCTGCTCAAGTCTGTTCAGGCTGCCCACTTCGCCAGTTTGCTCAGCTGGCTTGCCGTCAGTGAGCAGGATCGGATCGGCGCGATCATTTATACCGGCTTTCAACTCATCGAATGTAAACCGACGGCGCGCCAGCAAGGTCCGCTGCGGGTGATCAATGCCCTGATTGAAGCGCACCGCCATCAGGAGCCGGAGCAGGTACCGGTGGATTTCGCCGCAGCCCTGAAGCACCTTCATCACCTGTGCCCGAAAGGTAGCGATATTGTAGTGATCAGTGATTTTTACTTGTTGACTGCTACAGACAAACACCGCCTGAGCCAGCTGCGCCAACACAACCGGATCCGGTTTGTTCAAGTTTCAGACCCCCTGGAACAGGGGTATACCCATTTCAGAGGAACCGAGCATGTCAGGGATAACCATCAGGCGCTATGGGTCGATTTTTCAGCGAAAGACACCCGTCAGCAGCTTCATGACCAGTACCACCATCACCAGCAATTTCTCCACAACCTGGCCCACAGTCTGGCGATCCCGGTCCATCACCTGTCGGCAGCACAGCCGTTAATGTCTCAATTAAATCCTTCAGGAGTCACCGCATGA
- a CDS encoding acetyl-CoA C-acetyltransferase: protein MTKVYIVAAKRTPLGSFNGSLKAVSASRLAATAIKAALEQANVDPANLDEVILGNVVSAAQGMGPGRQAALYAGVPQEVPAYTLNMVCGSGMKTVMDAAAHIKAGDAELVVAAGAENMSQIPFTVPASIRDGQKMGGLELADLLINDGLTDVFNNYHMGVTAENVVEKVGLTREQQDNFALASQQKAVAAIEQGKFVDEIVPVEVTVRRKTNLVDTDEYPKPDASIEGLAKLRPAFKKEGGSVTAGNASGINDGASAIIVASETAVQKYGLTPLAEIESYAQAGVAPEVMGLGPVPAVTKALNKAGLTIGDIGLFEFNEAFAGQALGVLHELADELDTQVEDLAERSNVNGGAIALGHPLGASGNRIIVSLLHEMRRRGTEHGLATLCVGGGMGTAIVLKNVES, encoded by the coding sequence ATGACTAAAGTTTATATTGTTGCTGCAAAGCGTACCCCTTTGGGGAGCTTTAACGGCTCACTGAAAGCAGTGTCGGCTTCCCGTCTAGCTGCGACTGCGATTAAAGCAGCGTTGGAGCAGGCGAATGTCGACCCGGCGAACCTGGATGAGGTGATTCTGGGTAATGTGGTCAGTGCCGCCCAAGGCATGGGCCCGGGTCGCCAGGCGGCGCTGTACGCCGGTGTTCCTCAGGAGGTGCCGGCTTACACGTTGAATATGGTTTGCGGGAGCGGGATGAAAACCGTGATGGACGCTGCGGCGCATATTAAAGCCGGTGATGCCGAACTCGTCGTGGCGGCCGGTGCTGAAAACATGTCGCAAATCCCGTTCACTGTCCCGGCATCGATCCGCGACGGTCAGAAAATGGGCGGCTTGGAGCTGGCGGATCTACTGATTAACGATGGCTTGACAGATGTTTTCAACAACTACCACATGGGTGTGACTGCGGAAAACGTGGTCGAAAAAGTGGGCCTGACTCGTGAACAGCAGGATAACTTTGCACTGGCCAGTCAGCAAAAAGCGGTTGCAGCCATTGAGCAGGGTAAATTTGTTGACGAAATTGTGCCGGTTGAAGTGACAGTTCGTCGCAAGACCAATCTGGTCGATACCGATGAATATCCTAAACCTGATGCCAGCATTGAAGGCTTGGCGAAATTGCGCCCGGCATTTAAGAAAGAAGGCGGTAGTGTAACCGCGGGCAACGCTTCAGGTATCAATGACGGCGCCAGCGCCATCATCGTTGCTTCTGAGACCGCAGTGCAAAAATATGGCCTGACACCATTGGCTGAAATTGAAAGCTACGCCCAAGCGGGGGTCGCACCGGAAGTCATGGGTCTCGGCCCTGTACCGGCTGTGACTAAAGCTTTGAACAAAGCAGGCTTGACTATTGGTGACATTGGCCTGTTCGAGTTTAACGAAGCGTTTGCTGGCCAGGCACTGGGTGTGCTGCATGAGTTGGCAGATGAGCTGGATACTCAGGTCGAAGATTTAGCCGAGCGTTCGAACGTGAATGGCGGTGCGATTGCGCTGGGTCACCCGCTGGGTGCGTCAGGAAATCGAATTATCGTCAGTCTTCTTCATGAGATGCGTCGTCGAGGTACTGAACATGGGCTTGCGACGCTCTGCGTCGGAGGCGGTATGGGCACGGCTATTGTCTTAAAGAACGTTGAATCCTAA
- a CDS encoding DUF4381 domain-containing protein gives MTEQPAVNNMASTLPLADIHLPQAPGYWPLAWGWWVCGIIALCLLVSGLFVLLRTIRNNRAKQRARREALRRLKTYTDPGTLNAINLLLRQTAMSYYSRQQVASLTGEQWLIFLDRHLTDDQQGFSKLSEPWSQGLFSGQALEPQDFQRCYRQAELWLKNAQLPSPRLQQPNVTEGAHV, from the coding sequence ATGACTGAGCAACCAGCGGTCAACAATATGGCTTCCACTTTGCCCCTGGCCGACATTCATCTGCCGCAAGCCCCCGGATACTGGCCTCTCGCCTGGGGATGGTGGGTGTGCGGGATCATTGCCTTGTGCCTGCTCGTCAGCGGGCTGTTTGTATTGCTTCGCACCATCCGCAACAATCGAGCCAAGCAAAGAGCACGAAGGGAAGCCCTTCGTCGACTGAAAACCTACACGGATCCCGGCACTCTCAACGCCATTAACTTATTGCTGCGACAAACCGCAATGTCCTATTACTCCCGCCAACAGGTTGCCAGCCTGACCGGTGAGCAATGGCTGATTTTTTTAGATCGCCATTTAACCGATGACCAGCAAGGGTTTTCGAAATTATCAGAGCCCTGGAGCCAGGGGCTCTTTTCCGGTCAGGCATTAGAACCTCAGGATTTCCAGCGTTGCTATCGGCAAGCCGAGCTGTGGCTAAAAAACGCCCAACTACCCTCTCCACGATTGCAGCAACCGAACGTGACAGAGGGTGCCCATGTTTGA
- a CDS encoding VWA domain-containing protein — MAEFTFLYPEWLWALLPLGALLPWLARNKGQQTTLIAPHLTRQFGELSPSSSSRTVMGLTVVWCLSVLALAGPSWEKAELPAYHLYGARVLVLDMSRSMYATDVSPNRLTQARFKALDMLPGWTEGSTGLVTYAADGYIVSPLTRDSSTLANLIPYLSPDIMPLQGSNAAAGIREAINLLKQAGHPAGDIILITDGLSKQESEQAQGLLKGSRYRLSVLAIGTRQGAPVRLPDGRLLTNSRGETVVAKVNLDTLLPLTKQTGGQLQLFQSTNRDVERLIAATAKPQHRTDQQQEKTVEERINNGFWLIIPLVILSLAGFRRGLVIAALMCLVPLDPAMASPWQNADQQGHQAYMAQDYEAAAGLFTQPQWKGAAQYKAGKFTEAIETLKPLTDVQSRYNLGNAYAQSGQYEQAISAYQSVLELQPDHADARQNLELVKQQQQQQQQQQQQQQQQQQQQDENQSSDPNQTDDEQKSESPDDSQQNQQNQQNQQNQQNQQNQQNQQNHNNGSQQSGQDQGAGQRQPQSANNSEAASQTQPEPSTATQRSEEAKAQSKGRSAPEPQQTEEAAGEQQPTGSHAESDDEASPGPLSASDPVLKKLEQIPDDTSALIRAQLLLQAREKQAPQETENSW; from the coding sequence ATGGCTGAATTTACTTTTCTGTATCCCGAATGGCTGTGGGCATTGCTGCCGCTCGGCGCACTTCTACCCTGGCTGGCCCGCAACAAGGGGCAACAAACAACACTTATTGCACCTCACCTGACCCGACAATTTGGTGAGCTGTCACCCTCGTCTTCCAGCCGTACGGTGATGGGATTAACAGTCGTCTGGTGCCTCAGTGTGCTCGCACTGGCCGGACCCAGCTGGGAAAAAGCCGAGCTCCCAGCTTATCATCTCTATGGGGCGCGAGTATTGGTTCTGGATATGTCCCGCTCCATGTATGCCACTGACGTCAGCCCCAACCGGCTGACTCAGGCACGATTCAAAGCCTTGGATATGCTGCCCGGCTGGACCGAAGGGAGCACCGGCCTGGTCACCTACGCGGCGGATGGCTATATCGTCAGCCCACTGACCCGTGACAGCAGTACTCTGGCCAACCTAATCCCCTATTTATCCCCGGACATTATGCCGCTTCAAGGCAGTAACGCTGCAGCCGGGATCAGGGAAGCCATCAACCTGCTCAAACAAGCTGGCCATCCAGCAGGCGATATCATTCTGATCACCGACGGGCTGAGCAAGCAGGAATCGGAGCAAGCACAGGGTTTACTCAAAGGCAGTCGCTACCGCCTCTCCGTACTGGCCATCGGTACCCGCCAGGGCGCGCCCGTGCGCTTACCGGATGGGCGCCTGCTGACCAACAGCCGGGGAGAGACAGTCGTTGCCAAGGTCAATCTCGACACACTGCTCCCGCTGACCAAACAAACAGGAGGTCAGCTCCAGCTGTTTCAATCCACCAACCGGGATGTGGAACGTCTGATCGCAGCGACCGCCAAACCGCAACATAGAACAGATCAACAGCAGGAGAAAACGGTGGAAGAGCGAATCAATAATGGGTTCTGGCTGATTATTCCATTGGTTATTTTGTCACTGGCCGGATTTCGCCGTGGCCTTGTGATTGCTGCGCTGATGTGTCTGGTACCCCTGGACCCGGCCATGGCCTCCCCTTGGCAAAATGCAGATCAACAAGGTCACCAGGCCTACATGGCGCAGGATTATGAAGCTGCGGCGGGGCTTTTTACCCAACCACAATGGAAAGGTGCCGCGCAATACAAAGCGGGCAAATTTACCGAAGCGATTGAAACCCTCAAGCCCCTCACCGATGTTCAATCACGCTACAACCTGGGCAATGCCTACGCCCAGTCAGGTCAGTACGAGCAGGCAATTTCAGCCTATCAATCGGTCCTTGAGCTTCAGCCGGATCACGCCGATGCCCGACAAAACCTAGAGCTGGTGAAACAGCAACAGCAACAGCAACAGCAACAGCAACAGCAACAGCAACAGCAACAGCAACAGCAAGATGAAAATCAAAGCTCGGATCCGAATCAAACCGATGATGAGCAGAAGTCAGAATCACCAGACGACAGTCAGCAGAATCAGCAGAATCAGCAGAATCAGCAGAATCAGCAGAATCAGCAGAATCAGCAGAATCAGCAGAATCATAACAATGGCTCTCAACAATCCGGTCAAGACCAGGGAGCAGGACAACGGCAACCTCAATCGGCTAACAATTCTGAAGCCGCATCGCAAACTCAGCCCGAACCCTCTACTGCAACGCAACGTTCAGAAGAGGCCAAAGCGCAGAGCAAAGGCCGCTCAGCCCCTGAGCCACAACAGACTGAAGAAGCCGCAGGCGAACAGCAGCCAACAGGCAGTCATGCTGAATCCGATGATGAAGCGTCGCCAGGGCCGCTCTCTGCCAGCGATCCGGTGTTGAAAAAGCTAGAGCAAATTCCGGATGATACCAGCGCCCTGATCCGTGCCCAGTTGTTACTACAAGCGCGCGAAAAACAGGCTCCGCAAGAAACTGAGAATTCATGGTAA
- a CDS encoding SDR family oxidoreductase, whose translation MSKTALVTGAKGGIGSSITNALVDAGYRVIATYFPSGEEKAKQWFQENNYSEDQVRLFPLDVTDTAYCKEALASLLAEEGAVDVLVNNAGITRDTTFKRMTAEQWHEVITTNLNSLYNVTHPLFASMCDKGNARIINISSVNGLKGQFGQANYSAAKAGMIGFTKALAAEGARFGVTVNAIAPGYTGTPMVQAIKPEVLDAIKAEIPMKRLAEPSEVAAAVTFLASDAAAYITGETLSVNGGLYMH comes from the coding sequence ATGAGCAAAACAGCATTAGTAACTGGTGCGAAAGGTGGTATTGGATCATCAATCACAAATGCGTTAGTCGACGCTGGGTATCGTGTGATTGCAACGTATTTCCCGAGTGGGGAAGAAAAAGCGAAACAATGGTTTCAGGAAAATAACTATTCAGAAGACCAAGTTAGGTTATTTCCTCTGGATGTTACTGATACAGCCTATTGCAAAGAAGCGTTGGCGAGCTTATTAGCAGAAGAAGGTGCTGTCGATGTTCTTGTTAATAACGCAGGGATTACTCGAGACACAACATTCAAGCGAATGACTGCAGAGCAATGGCATGAGGTCATTACAACCAACCTCAATAGTTTGTATAACGTTACACACCCACTGTTCGCATCCATGTGCGACAAGGGTAATGCACGCATTATTAATATTTCTTCAGTGAATGGCCTGAAAGGCCAGTTTGGTCAGGCAAATTATTCAGCTGCGAAAGCAGGTATGATTGGTTTTACCAAAGCCCTGGCTGCTGAAGGGGCGCGTTTTGGCGTGACGGTCAATGCGATTGCCCCGGGTTATACCGGGACTCCGATGGTCCAAGCGATCAAGCCGGAAGTGCTGGACGCCATTAAAGCTGAAATCCCGATGAAGCGTCTGGCGGAACCGAGTGAAGTCGCCGCAGCCGTGACATTTCTTGCCAGTGACGCCGCAGCATACATCACAGGCGAGACCCTGTCTGTGAATGGCGGTTTGTACATGCATTAA